A stretch of Suncus etruscus isolate mSunEtr1 chromosome 9, mSunEtr1.pri.cur, whole genome shotgun sequence DNA encodes these proteins:
- the SLC43A3 gene encoding equilibrative nucleobase transporter 1: MPCQGLPLRVATLLTGLLECLGFAGVLFGWASLVFVFKTEHYFEKLCESNGQPMYNATGQADCKAQDERFSLIFTLASFMNNFMTFPTGYIFDRFHTTVARLLAILLYTSATLTIAFTSAESALLLFVAMPMLTVGGILFLLTNLQIGNLFGKHRSTIITLYNGAFDSSSAVFLIIKLLYEQGVSLRASFIFLSICSAWHVGRTFLLMPRGHIPYPLPPNYSYGLCSAKGSREGTQDRKEESSKELAALKEEAQDPVQKQEVRSFWKFALSCRFAWHLVWLSLIQLWHYLFIGTLNSLLTNLANGDRALVSTYTNAFAITQFFGVLFAPWNGLLMDWLKQKYQKEARKTGSSTSMVALRSTVPSLALTSLLCLGFALCASVPVLPLQYATFILQVISRSFLYGGNAAFLTLAFPSEHFGKLYGLVMALSAIVSLLQFPLFTLIKGPLENNPFYVNVGLVLATLLTLLHPILVYRDCRSE, encoded by the exons ATGCCATGCCAGGGCCTGCCCCTCCGGGTGGCTACCCTGCTCACAGGACTGTTGGAATGCCTTGGCTTCGCGGGTGTCCTCTTCGGCTGGGCTTCGCTGGTGTTCGTCTTCAAGACAGAGCATTACTTCGAGAAGCTGTGTGAATCCAATGGCCAGCCTATGTACAATGCCACGGGCCAAGCTG ATTGCAAAGCCCAGGATGAGAGGTTTTCTCTCATCTTCACCCTGGCATCCTTCATGAACAACTTCATGACTTTCCCCACTGGCTACATCTTCGATCGTTTCCACACGACCGTGGCCCGCCTCTTAGCCAT ATTGCTCTACACCAGTGCCACACTCACCATAGCCTTCACCTCTGCAG AATCTGCCTTGCTGCTCTTCGTGGCCATGCCTATGCTCACAGTTGGGGGAATTCTGTTCCTGCTTACCAACCTGCAG ATTGGAAACCTATTTGGCAAACACCGTTCGACCATCATCACCCTCTACAACGGGGCCTTTGACTCCTCCTCCGCCGTCTTCCTTATCATCAAG CTGCTTTATGAACAAGGCGTGAGTCTCCGGGCCTCCTTCATCTTCCTCTCCATCTGCAGTGCCTGGCACGTGGGTCGAACATTCCTCCTGATGCCGAGGGGGCATATCCCCTACCCACTGCCCCCCAACTACAGTTATGG CCTGTGTTCTGCGAAGGGAAGCAGAGAGGGGACTCAAGACAGAAAGGAGGAGTCATCAAAAGAGCTGGCTGCACTGAAGGAAG AGGCCCAGGACCCTGTGCAGAAGCAGGAGGTGCGCTCCTTCTGGAAGTTTGCCTTATCCTGCCGCTTCGCCTGGCACCTGGTATGGCTGTCCCTGATCCAGCTGTGGCACTACCTCTTCATCGGCACCCTCAACTCACTACTCACCAACTTGGCCAATGGGGACAGGGCATTGG TGAGCACCTACACAAATGCCTTTGCCATCACCCAGTTCTTCGGGGTGCTGTTTGCCCCCTGGAATggcctgctcatggactggcttAAGCAGAAGTACCAGAAGGAGGCGAGAAAGACAG GCTCCTCCACCTCCATGGTGGCCCTCCGCTCCACGGTGCCGTCACTAGCGCTGACATCGCTGCTGTGCTTGGGTTTTGCCCTGTGTGCCTCCGTGCCAGTGCTCCCCTTGCAGTACGCCACCTTCATCCTACAAGTGATCAGTCGCTCCTTTCTCTACGGAGGCAACGCTGCCTTCCTTACTCTCGC TTTTCCGTCGGAGCACTTTGGAAAGCTCTATGGACTTGTGATGGCCTTGTCGGCCATTGTGTCTCTGCTCCAGTTTCCCCTCTTCACCCTCATCAAAGGCCCCCTCGAGAACAACCCCTTCTAT GTGAATGTGGGGCTGGTGCTCGCCACTCTGCTCACCCTGCTGCACCCCATCCTGGTGTACCGTGACTGTCGGAGCGAGTAG